One region of Salvia miltiorrhiza cultivar Shanhuang (shh) chromosome 3, IMPLAD_Smil_shh, whole genome shotgun sequence genomic DNA includes:
- the LOC131014474 gene encoding uncharacterized protein LOC131014474, translated as MVKVREKRYLHQPPPMYKIDKGYLSVNIHYDGAFVSSPSAKYVGGDRMILDYVVAKQLSLQSLRNSVSEWLLCDGDIRLFILQDNMFRLMSSDVEVKEYCLGSLAKRQVDFYVEEDKNGSLNVGEDVTEIDVNLGSTFVSIDVEGSKDYDDRMVMANVDDRSKDFSDGDYNMVEDSDEQDDDDASFYQYVSKDLDFHEDESGGESDQEADVVHTNFDEYKDSDGELEAASNPVFNPEVIFEPDFELGMIFTSREQFRKAVQSHAIRTKRSLKFTKTAPTRVYVKCEDKECNWSIHLTKLKDEDTFHIRKYVSNHKCDKTFHVKNMKSTWLSEKYLNKFVADRTRNVQAFRKDAIAELGIEISKEQAYRAKKLALKKLEGDPDEQYAKL; from the exons ATGGTGAAAGTAAGAGAGAAGAGATATTTGCATCAACCTCCTCCCATGTACA aAATTGACAAAGGTTATCTATCAGTTAATATTCATTATGATGGTGCATTTGTTTCATCACCTAGTGCAAAATATGTTGGGGGTGATCGAATGATATTAGACTATGTTGTTGCTAAGCAATTGAGCTTACAATCTTTAAGGAATAGTGTTTCTGAGTGGTTGTTATGTGATGGAGACATAAGGTTGTTTATATTACAAGATAACATGTTTAGATTGATGTCCTCTGATGTTGAAGTTAAAGAGTATTGTCTAGGGAGTTTGGCTAAAAGACAAGTTGACTTTTATGTAGAAGAAGATAAGAATGGCTCATTGAATGTTGGGGAGGATGTTACAGAAATTGATGTGAATCTAGGAAGTACTTTTGTTTCGATAGATGTTGAGGGAAGTAAGGACTATGATGATAGAATGGTTATGGCTAATGTAGATGACAGATCAAAGGACTTTTCTGATGGTGATTATAATATGGTAGAAGACTCTGATGAACAAGATGATGATGACGCATCATTCTATCAATATGTGTCAAAAGATCTTGATTTTCATGAGGACGAATCTGGTGGGGAGAGTGACCAAGAGGCTGATGTCGTGCATACTAATTTTGATGAGTATAAGGACTCTGATGGTGAGTTGGAGGCAGCGAGTAATCCGGTCTTCAATCCTGAAGTTATATTTGAACCTGATTTTGAATTGGGTATGATATTTACTTCTAGGGAACAATTTAGGAAGGCTGTCCAGTCTCATGCAATTAGAACGAAAAGATCCTTAAAGTTTACAAAGACTGCACCTACGAGAGTATATGTAAAATGTGAAGATAAAGAGTGTAACTGGAGTATTCATCTTACCAAATTGAAAGATGAAGACACTTTTCATATTAGGAAGTATGTGAGTAATCACAAATGTGACAAGACATTTCATGTGAAGAATATGAAGTCCACATGGTTGAGTGAgaagtatttaaataaatttgttgCAGACCGCACAAGAAATGTGCAAGCTTTTAGGAAGGATGCAATAGCTGAGCTAGGCATTGAGATATCAAAAGAGCAGGCATATAGAGCTAAAAAACTAGCTCTAAAAAAACTTGAGGGAGATCCTGATGAGCAGTATGCTAAATTGTAG
- the LOC131014475 gene encoding 3-ketoacyl-CoA synthase 6-like: MAKIRNNKILLNHFFTESMKLPILALLFSLESVFILQKWGPMYHTLAALSLLVLAIAKLYISTPSPLYLVDFSCLKPPNFCRVPLATYIEHVKMLDFLDEESVSFMAKVLKQSGQGEQTYLPPAIHFIPPKSSHHEATEEVHMALFPVLEDLLAKTKTSPAEIDVLIVNCSGFCPAPSLSSIVVNRFGMREDVKSFSVSGMGCSGSALGIDMAHNILKTRGNCKAVILSTEILSTGWYPGRDNAMLVLNCVFRMGAAAILVTNNAQSKRRSKYRLLCSVRTQRAFDDKAYYSAFRDEDSDGFTGVCLKRDLLQVVGETLRSNITILGRKLLPYTEMIMYSISIMKKKYLDKSTEIYVPNFKSVVQHFCLPASGKPLIREIGKGLKLGEREIEAALMTLHRFGNQSSSSLWYELSYIEAKERVKKGDWVWQLGMGSGPKCTSLVWECIRPIVGEAQTGVWADCIHSYPR; encoded by the exons ATGGCCAAAATCAGGAACAACAAGATTCTACTAAACCACTTCTTCACAGAATCAATGAAGCTCCCAATTCTTGCACTCCTCTTCTCCTTGGAATCTGTATTCATCCTCCAGAAATGGGGGCCAATGTACCACACTCTCGCCGCCCTATCCTTGCTCGTTCTCGCCATCGCCAAACTCTACATCTCAACCCCTTCTCCGCTATACCTAGTCGACTTCTCATGCCTCAAGCCTCCAAACTTCTGCAGGGTGCCATTGGCAACCTACATCGAACACGTGAAGATGCTCGACTTCTTAGACGAAGAAAGCGTGTCCTTCATGGCCAAAGTCCTGAAACAGTCCGGGCAGGGCGAGCAGACGTATCTCCCTCCGGCCATCCACTTCATCCCACCAAAATCAAGCCACCACGAAGCCACCGAGGAAGTGCACATGGCCCTCTTCCCCGTCCTCGAAGACCTTCTCGCCAAGACCAAGACTTCCCCCGCAGAGATCGACGTTCTCATCGTCAACTGCAGCGGCTTCTGCCCGGCGCCGTCGCTCTCGTCGATCGTGGTGAACAGATTCGGCATGAGAGAGGACGTGAAGAGCTTCAGCGTAAGCGGCATGGGGTGCAGCGGCAGCGCGCTGGGCATCGACATGGCTCACAACATACTGAAAACGCGCGGGAACTGCAAGGCGGTGATCCTGAGCACGGAGATTCTGTCGACGGGGTGGTACCCGGGCAGGGACAACGCCATGTTGGTGCTCAACTGCGTGTTCAGGATGGGCGCGGCGGCCATTCTAGTCACCAACAACGCACAATCCAAGAGGAGGAGTAAATACCGGCTGCTTTGCAGCGTCAGGACGCAGAGGGCGTTTGATGATAAGGCCTATTATTCAGCTTTTAGAGATGAGGATTCTGATGGATTTACTGGAGTCTGCCTCAAGAGGGACTTACTGCAG GTAGTCGGTGAAACCCTAAGATCGAACATAACGATACTCGGGAGAAAACTTCTACCCTATACAGAAATGATCATGTACTCAATTTCCATTATGAAGAAGAAATACTTGGACAAATCGACGGAGATCTACGTGCCCAATTTCAAGAGCGTGGTGCAACATTTTTGCCTGCCGGCGTCGGGGAAGCCGCTGATCAGAGAAATAGGGAAGGGACTGAAGCTCGGAGAAAGGGAAATAGAGGCTGCATTGATGACATTGCATAGGTTTGGGAACCAATCTTCATCTTCTTTGTGGTATGAGCTTTCTTACATTGAAGCTAAGGAAAGGGTTAAGAAAGGTGACTGGGTGTGGCAGTTGGGCATGGGGAGTGGGCCCAAATGCACTAGTTTGGTTTGGGAGTGCATTAGGCCCATTGTTGGAGAGGCCCAAACAGGAGTTTGGGCTGATTGCATTCATAGCTACCCCAGATAG
- the LOC131014473 gene encoding alpha-L-fucosidase 1-like has translation MAETHNFLRFSTLLLVFQLGFSWSDVATPPLPIPPLPSYSQLKWQQREMIMFLHFGVNTFTDREWGTGLESPSLFNPTGLNANQWADTAAEAGVSLMILTAKHHDGFCLWPSKYTDHSVMGSPWKNGRGDVVREFVDAAKARGIDSGLYLSPWDRHDPRYGHDKLYNEYYLAQLQELLNRYGDVREIWFDGAKGSNAKNMRYYFKDWFSMVRELQSSINIFSDAGPDVRWVGDEKGYAGSTCWSTINATSLSIGNATIISYLNTGDSKGTDWLPAECDVSIRTGWFWHKSEAPKRLSELLEIYYKSVGRNCVLLINVPPNTTGLISKADVQRLKQFRDAIDTIFSSNLAQTCLVEASSQRGGENGGFEAKNVVDDDHLWTYWAPTEKQKKDYWIEFKARNGKIKFNVIRIQEAIGLGQRVKKHEVYVDGNRVAKGTTIGHKRLHRLEIGVVHAFSVRIKILKAKGLPLISSVGLHFDPFWNPNKGITQSGSIIN, from the exons ATGGCTGAAACTCAtaatttcttgcgcttctcaaCATTGCTTTTGGTATTCCAATTAGGCTTCTCATGGAGTGATGTAGCAACCCCACCTCTGCCGATTCCTCCATTGCCATCATATTCCCAATTGAAATGGCAGCAACGAGAGATGATAATGTTCCTCCATTTTGGTGTCAACACCTTCACCGATAGAGAATGGGGCACCGGGCTGGAAAGCCCGTCTCTATTCAATCCAACGGGCCTCAACGCCAACCAATGGGCCGACACTGCGGCTGAAGCCGGCGTCTCGTTGATGATTCTGACGGCCAAGCATCACGACGGATTCTGCTTGTGGCCCTCAAAATACACTGATCACTCTGTGATGGGAAGCCCTTGGAAGAATGGGAGGGGAGATGTGGTGAGAGAGTTCGTGGATGCGGCCAAGGCCCGCGGAATCGATTCGGGCCTTTACCTTTCGCCATGGGATCGCCATGATCCTAGATATGGACATGATAAGCTCTACAATGAGTATTATTTGGCTCAGTTGCAAGAACTTCTCAACAG ATATGGCGATGTGAGAGAGATATGGTTCGATGGAGCAAAAGGTTCGAATGCAAAAAACATGAGGTATTACTTCAAGGATTGGTTTTCGATGGTGAGGGAGCTGCAGAGCAGCATAAATATATTCTCCGACGCCGGCCCCGACGTCCGGTGGGTCGGAGATGAGAAAGGATACGCCGGGAGCACATGCTGGTCCACCATTAATGCCACATCTCTATCAATTGGCAACGCTACCATTAT TAGTTATCTCAACACCGGCGACTCAAAAGGGACAGACTGGCTGCCTGCGGAATGCGACGTCTCCATTAGAACAGGTTGGTTTTGGCACAAATCAGAAGCACCAAAAAGGCTAAGTGAACTACTCGAGATCTACTACAAATCCGTCGGTAGAAATTGCGTTCTACTAATCAACGTCCCACCAAACACAACCGGTTTGATATCCAAAGCCGACGTCCAAAGATTGAAGCAATTTAGAGATGCTATTGACACCATCTTTTCCTCAAATTTGGCCCAAACATGCTTGGTCGAAGCGAGTAGCCAACGAGGTGGTGAGAATGGAGGTTTCGAGGCGAAGAACGTGGTGGACGACGACCATTTGTGGACGTATTGGGCTCCCACTGAGAAGCAGAAGAAAGATTATTGGATTGAGTTCAAAGCAAGAAATGGAAAGATCAAGTTTAATGTGATTAGGATACAAGAAGCTATTGGATTAGGGCAGAGGGTGAAGAAACATGAAGTTTACGTAGATGGGAATAGGGTTGCTAAAGGAACTACGATAGGACACAAGAGGCTTCATCGATTGGAAATAGGAGTTGTGCATGCATTTAGTGTTAGGATCAAGATTTTGAAAGCAAAGGGACTTCCTTTGATCTCTTCTGTTGGCCTGCATTTTGATCCCTTTTGGAATCCTAATAAAGGGATTACTCAAAGTGGGTCCATTATTAATTGA
- the LOC131019010 gene encoding uncharacterized protein LOC131019010, with protein sequence MPPRRGRTARRNANNDRNQNDEPEVPRNDREPTPPPPPPARRIEELFLRQNPPTFNGMGDPAEAEAWVRALERIFTFLRCTEEERLSCVSFQLTGAADFWWEARRKTLTPEQWAAYTWENFKTGLYDKYIPKSYRKKKEAEFYNLRQGKRTVMEYDREFSSHGGLSYTESLNRALDVEAAMPVERLAPPQTSAPANLPVRPQNFKGKRNWNNQGGSENPTNKKPWQGGAPSWQGGAPSWQGSAPFGQFQPQGQGKQKGLAPAGGNQRQNEVPPCPKCNKPHRGVCRAGTDGCYTCGQKGHYSSQCPNRQQGAAIRATYAQPLRAVPGQQQPRQQ encoded by the exons ATGCCGCCTAGACGAGGTCGCACCGCTAGAAGAAATGCTAACAATGATAGAAATCAAAATGATGAACCTGAGGTACcacgaaacgacagggaaccaaccccaccccctccaccccctgccaGAAGGATTGAGGAACTATTCCtccgacagaatccgcccacattcaatGGAATGGGCGACCCAGCCGAAGCTGAGGCTTGGGTACGCGCATTGGAGCGCATCTTCACTTTTCTTCGCTGCacggaagaggagcgactctcgtgcgtGTCTTTCCAGTTAACGGGagcggctgacttttggtgggaagcccgccgaaagacacTGACTCCCGAGCAATGGGCAGCCTACACATGGGAAAACTTTAAGACTGGGttatacgataagtatattcccaaaagctacaggaAGAAGAAAGAGGCTGAGTTCTACAACCTGAGGCAAGGGAAGAGGACAGTGATGGAATACGACAGGGAATTCT ctagtcatggtggactctcctACACCGAGTccctgaacagggcactggacgtcgaagctgcgatgccagtggaAAGGTTGGCCCCGCCACAAActtcagcgccagccaacctaCCTGTACGTCCTCAGAActtcaaagggaagcgcaactggaacaaCCAAGGAGGGAGTGAGAACCCGACTAACAAGAAGCCATGGCAAGGAGGTGCGCCGTCCTGGCAAGGAGGTGCGCCGTCATGGCAAGGGAGTGCGCCGTTTGGACAGTTTCAgccacaaggacaagggaagcaaaaGGGTCTTGCCCCGGCCGGAGGCAACCAAAGACAGAACGAAGTACCCCCTTGTCCAAAATgcaacaaaccacatcgtggtgtttgtagggctggaactgacgGTTGCTatacgtgtggccagaagggtcaCTACTCCTCTCAGTGCCCCAACAGACAGCAGGGCGCTGCAattagggccacttatgcccaacCCCTCCGAGCAGTTCCAGGGCAACAGCAACCCCGCCAACAATAG